A single region of the Arsenicicoccus dermatophilus genome encodes:
- a CDS encoding maleylpyruvate isomerase family mycothiol-dependent enzyme — protein sequence MNHLWTAVADLRGRLADDLATLGEEQWRSPSWCAGWTVEDVVAHLSASASTSPLGFVTGLAAAGLRRDRHTAAGVAANRGATPSQTFERYGRLMTSTLAPPGPTATWLGEIVVHGEDIRRPLGLTGDCPRDLLRTVAVLYQRSDLAAGSRSRIRGLRLQATDDAWTHGRGELVEGPLLSLVLAMTGRGGACADLTGPGVPTLLSRCSLPPAHGDPGEPALTSRRSVAA from the coding sequence ATGAACCACCTGTGGACCGCCGTGGCCGACCTGCGCGGTCGCCTCGCCGACGACCTGGCCACCCTCGGCGAGGAGCAGTGGCGCAGCCCCTCCTGGTGCGCGGGCTGGACGGTCGAGGACGTGGTGGCGCACCTGAGCGCGTCCGCGTCCACCAGCCCCCTGGGCTTCGTGACCGGGCTCGCGGCGGCCGGGCTGCGCCGGGACCGTCACACCGCGGCCGGGGTCGCGGCCAACCGTGGGGCGACCCCCTCCCAGACCTTCGAGCGCTACGGCCGACTGATGACGTCCACCCTGGCCCCTCCCGGACCCACGGCCACCTGGCTCGGCGAGATCGTGGTCCACGGCGAGGACATCCGCCGCCCGCTGGGACTGACCGGTGACTGCCCCAGGGACCTGCTGCGCACCGTGGCCGTGCTCTACCAGCGGTCCGACCTGGCCGCGGGCAGCCGCAGCCGGATCCGCGGGCTGCGGCTGCAGGCCACCGACGACGCGTGGACCCACGGCCGCGGCGAGCTCGTCGAGGGTCCGCTCCTGTCGCTCGTCCTCGCGATGACCGGTCGCGGCGGCGCCTGCGCCGACCTCACCGGCCCGGGCGTCCCCACCCTGCTGTCCCGGTGCTCCCTCCCCCCGGCCCACGGCGACCCGGGCGAGCCGGCCCTCACGTCCCGGCGGAGCGTGGCGGCCTGA
- a CDS encoding PIG-L deacetylase family protein, producing MSTVVFLHAHPDDEASQTSGSMARAAREGHRVVVVYGTDGDHGEVPDDLGDESLVAYRRREAEASARVTGTQRVAWLGYADSGMTGWEQNSAEGAFSGADLDEAAGRLAALLDEEDADVLVGYDWHGGYGHPDHVMVHRVAHRAAELAARHPRLLESTMSRDHLRRTLAQAVAAGLDERLDPDQPMDDGNPFGTPEAEIHWKVDVRDLVETKRAALACHASQRTDIGMFLAMPVEAFTEGFGYEWAIEPGRAPGMVEGWWLDEPVPPSA from the coding sequence ATGTCGACCGTCGTCTTCCTCCACGCCCACCCCGACGACGAGGCCTCCCAGACCTCGGGGTCCATGGCCCGGGCCGCGCGCGAGGGCCACCGCGTCGTCGTGGTCTACGGCACCGACGGCGACCACGGCGAGGTGCCCGACGACCTGGGTGACGAGTCGCTCGTGGCCTACCGCCGGCGCGAGGCCGAGGCGTCCGCGCGGGTCACGGGGACGCAGCGGGTGGCCTGGCTCGGCTATGCCGACTCCGGGATGACCGGCTGGGAGCAGAACTCCGCCGAGGGTGCCTTCTCCGGGGCGGACCTGGACGAGGCGGCCGGGAGGCTCGCGGCCCTCCTCGACGAGGAGGACGCCGACGTGCTCGTGGGCTACGACTGGCACGGCGGCTACGGCCACCCGGACCACGTCATGGTCCACCGGGTCGCGCACCGGGCCGCCGAGCTCGCCGCCCGTCATCCCCGGCTGCTCGAGTCGACCATGAGCCGCGACCACCTGCGCCGGACCCTGGCCCAGGCCGTGGCCGCCGGCCTGGACGAGCGGCTGGACCCGGACCAGCCGATGGACGACGGCAACCCCTTCGGCACCCCCGAGGCGGAGATCCACTGGAAGGTCGACGTCCGGGACCTGGTCGAGACCAAGCGGGCCGCTCTCGCCTGCCATGCCTCGCAGCGCACCGACATCGGCATGTTCCTCGCGATGCCGGTCGAGGCCTTCACCGAGGGCTTCGGCTACGAGTGGGCGATCGAGCCGGGCCGTGCCCCGGGGATGGTCGAGGGCTGGTGGCTGGACGAGCCGGTCCCGCCCTCGGCATAG
- a CDS encoding alpha/beta fold hydrolase produces MTWRTTLDDTGVAMHTWAGDAPAGAPRLLLLHGLTDSGPSWADAARRWGSTYRVLAWDAPGHGRSRRFTPAELQDDPIEVMYADIARLAARMVAEDGTPLVVVGHSMGGGLAAALAAREPGLVAAAVLEDPAWRPDRHDPAGALGRVMGTVQARESVADLVARGRERSPGWPESELLPWAQAKADGDVEFLRGGRAALPQPWTEIAAAITVPTLVVTGSDGVILGEERLAEVAALDNPALTVEVVPGADHCVRRSRTEAFHAVVDPWLAAHAPTR; encoded by the coding sequence ATGACCTGGCGCACGACGCTCGACGACACCGGCGTGGCGATGCACACCTGGGCGGGGGACGCCCCCGCCGGCGCGCCCCGCCTCCTCCTGCTGCACGGGCTCACCGACAGCGGACCCTCGTGGGCGGACGCGGCGCGGCGCTGGGGTTCGACATACCGGGTCCTCGCCTGGGACGCGCCGGGGCACGGAAGGTCTCGGAGGTTCACGCCCGCCGAGCTGCAGGACGACCCGATCGAGGTCATGTATGCCGACATCGCGCGGCTGGCCGCCCGCATGGTCGCCGAGGACGGGACACCGCTCGTCGTGGTCGGCCACTCCATGGGCGGTGGGCTCGCGGCCGCGCTGGCCGCCCGCGAGCCCGGCCTCGTGGCCGCCGCGGTGCTCGAGGACCCCGCGTGGCGACCCGACCGGCACGACCCTGCGGGTGCGCTCGGTCGGGTCATGGGCACGGTGCAGGCGCGAGAGTCCGTGGCCGACCTGGTCGCCCGCGGGCGCGAGCGCAGCCCCGGCTGGCCCGAGAGCGAGCTGCTCCCGTGGGCCCAGGCCAAGGCCGACGGGGACGTGGAGTTCCTGCGGGGCGGGCGGGCCGCGCTGCCGCAGCCCTGGACCGAGATCGCCGCCGCCATCACGGTCCCGACGCTGGTGGTGACCGGCTCCGACGGCGTGATCCTCGGCGAGGAGCGGCTCGCCGAGGTGGCGGCTCTGGACAACCCGGCCCTGACCGTCGAGGTGGTCCCGGGCGCCGACCACTGCGTACGCCGGTCGCGCACCGAGGCCTTCCACGCCGTGGTGGACCCCTGGCTCGCGGCCCACGCCCCGACCCGCTGA
- a CDS encoding YceI family protein — MTTLQQLDGTYVIDPTHSQLGFVARHAMVTKVRGTFDEFEGTATTGAGLQGASIEITAQMASIDTRNADRDGHLRTGDFFEVEKYPTMTFRSTSVQAKDEDTLAVTGDLTIKDVTRPITIDFAYAGAAQDPYGNERIGFEGSATIVRSEFGITFNAALETGGVLVSDKIQLEIEVSAIKQA, encoded by the coding sequence ATGACCACGCTCCAGCAGCTCGACGGCACCTACGTCATCGACCCCACCCACTCCCAGCTCGGCTTCGTCGCCCGCCACGCGATGGTGACCAAGGTCCGCGGCACCTTCGACGAGTTCGAGGGCACCGCCACCACCGGCGCCGGCCTGCAGGGCGCCTCGATCGAGATCACCGCCCAGATGGCCTCCATCGACACCCGCAACGCCGACCGCGACGGTCACCTGCGGACCGGCGACTTCTTCGAGGTGGAGAAGTACCCGACCATGACCTTCCGCTCGACCTCGGTCCAGGCCAAGGACGAGGACACCCTGGCGGTCACCGGCGACCTGACCATCAAGGACGTCACCAGGCCGATCACCATCGACTTCGCCTACGCCGGTGCCGCGCAGGACCCCTACGGCAACGAGCGCATCGGCTTCGAGGGCTCGGCCACGATCGTCCGCTCGGAGTTCGGCATCACCTTCAACGCCGCCCTGGAGACCGGGGGCGTCCTGGTGAGCGACAAGATCCAGCTGGAGATCGAGGTCTCGGCCATCAAGCAGGCCTGA